A genome region from Cerasicoccus sp. TK19100 includes the following:
- a CDS encoding PIG-L deacetylase family protein, whose product MTPPKLLILGAHQDDAEFYAGALMIRYRERGWPVKAVSVTNGESGHHTDFGPGMAARRAKEFAASMAIIGAEAESWENRDGYLTPSLDVRLQIIRAIREYQPDLVLTHRTIDYHPDHRAVALAVQDAAYLVTVPAVLPEVPHLRRDPVIAFMADRFTRPAPFRADVVIDAESALPTITDMVAQHESQVFEWLVYNHQFDPPPSEAAARREWLYKHHIEGRWRERADRLRPDMMPLYGAETAEEIRYAEGFEIAEHGSPLTDEQRERLFPGE is encoded by the coding sequence ATGACGCCACCCAAGCTCCTCATTCTTGGCGCGCATCAGGACGATGCCGAGTTCTACGCGGGCGCGCTAATGATACGCTATCGCGAGCGCGGCTGGCCGGTCAAAGCCGTCAGCGTGACCAACGGCGAGTCCGGCCACCACACCGATTTTGGCCCCGGCATGGCCGCGCGGCGCGCCAAGGAGTTCGCCGCGTCGATGGCCATCATTGGGGCCGAGGCGGAGTCGTGGGAAAACCGCGACGGCTACCTCACCCCCAGCCTCGACGTGCGCCTGCAGATCATCCGTGCCATCCGCGAATACCAGCCCGATCTGGTCTTAACGCACCGCACGATTGATTACCATCCGGACCACCGCGCCGTCGCCCTGGCCGTGCAGGACGCCGCGTACCTCGTCACCGTGCCCGCAGTCCTGCCCGAGGTTCCCCACTTGCGGCGGGACCCGGTCATCGCGTTTATGGCCGACCGCTTTACCCGCCCCGCGCCCTTCCGCGCCGATGTGGTGATCGACGCCGAAAGCGCCCTGCCGACCATCACGGACATGGTTGCCCAGCACGAATCGCAGGTCTTCGAGTGGCTCGTCTACAACCACCAGTTCGACCCGCCCCCGAGCGAGGCCGCCGCGCGCCGTGAGTGGCTATATAAACATCACATCGAAGGCCGCTGGCGCGAACGCGCCGACCGCCTGCGCCCCGACATGATGCCACTATACGGCGCGGAGACGGCGGAAGAGATTCGCTATGCCGAAGGCTTTGAAATCGCCGAGCATGGTTCCCCGCTCACGGATGAACAGCGCGAGCGGTTGTTTCCCGGTGAGTAA
- a CDS encoding SGNH/GDSL hydrolase family protein, with protein MIARIPLFLILSLAALALHAGELPQKIAPGDDHIALQGSWSEEFVGEWTGIGFKVRTDAPAMNILMEDYAPGGEHPNGGFKNNYLNVRIDDQEPVVIPLQKGQTRYAVPGLDGKPHTVTVFRRTEPLFKPIKFLGLELPEGAQLLTPPAPADIRLQVIGDSISCGYGNETDNHESPFTQHTENGEMTYWAIAGRELGADVRCSAWSGRGVLRDRGGRLNGQLPEIWRQAVPSEGTPERSGVEWTPTIVVVNLGTNDIAKGIPPKDDFIKAYQGLIDDIRSTAPDADIYTCFGPMIGEKKHGDILTYLNEISAANERVYVVKLTNPDGVNGVGAHWHPNVKTNQKMARELLSEIREHSL; from the coding sequence ATGATTGCTCGCATTCCCCTGTTCCTGATTTTGTCGCTCGCCGCGCTGGCCCTGCATGCCGGAGAGCTGCCTCAAAAGATCGCCCCTGGCGACGACCATATCGCCCTACAGGGCAGCTGGTCCGAGGAGTTTGTCGGCGAGTGGACGGGGATCGGTTTTAAGGTCCGCACCGACGCGCCTGCGATGAACATCCTCATGGAGGATTATGCGCCCGGCGGCGAGCATCCCAATGGCGGTTTTAAAAACAACTACCTCAACGTGCGCATTGACGACCAGGAGCCGGTGGTCATCCCGCTGCAAAAGGGGCAAACCCGCTACGCCGTTCCAGGCCTCGATGGGAAGCCCCACACGGTTACCGTATTTCGACGCACGGAGCCGCTTTTTAAACCGATTAAATTCCTGGGGCTGGAGCTCCCGGAGGGCGCTCAACTGCTGACTCCACCTGCGCCCGCCGACATCCGCCTGCAAGTGATCGGCGACTCCATCAGCTGCGGCTACGGCAATGAAACCGACAACCACGAATCGCCCTTCACCCAACACACCGAAAACGGCGAAATGACCTACTGGGCCATCGCTGGTCGCGAGCTGGGTGCCGACGTGCGTTGCTCGGCCTGGTCGGGCCGTGGCGTGCTGCGCGATCGCGGGGGCAGGCTCAACGGGCAGCTCCCGGAGATCTGGCGTCAAGCCGTCCCGTCTGAAGGCACGCCCGAGCGCAGCGGCGTCGAGTGGACCCCGACCATCGTGGTGGTCAACCTCGGCACGAACGACATCGCCAAGGGCATCCCGCCGAAGGACGACTTTATCAAGGCCTATCAGGGCCTCATCGACGACATCCGCTCCACCGCTCCAGATGCCGACATCTACACCTGCTTTGGCCCGATGATTGGCGAGAAAAAGCACGGCGACATCCTCACCTATCTCAACGAAATCTCCGCCGCCAACGAGCGCGTTTACGTCGTTAAGCTGACCAACCCGGACGGCGTCAACGGCGTCGGTGCCCACTGGCACCCCAACGTGAAGACCAACCAAAAGATGGCCAGAGAGCTATTGTCCGAAATCCGCGAGCACTCGCTGTAG